A portion of the Thunnus albacares chromosome 23, fThuAlb1.1, whole genome shotgun sequence genome contains these proteins:
- the LOC122974823 gene encoding NAD(P)(+)--arginine ADP-ribosyltransferase 2-like, translated as MKAHLLIFAAVLLVPCWTMPAGQWKAPSSIPLNMVPDAVDDMYYGCTEKMERRVQKEYFRKEFVGTFKIAWENAEKCSNKYSQDLTKNQRQAICVYTSNDIYAEFNNAVRTGRSIYGSFFRFHSLHFWLTTAMQKLNKKYRCYDTYRRTRAAYTGKVNDIIRFGTFASSSFRTDLKQFGSKTCFQIMTCFGAYVKHYSNYPNEEEVLIPPYETFKITNIITGRGKFPALSDCEKVFTLKSSVTRSNLNCKAAYRLWGGVFSN; from the exons ATGAAGGCTCACCTGCTGATCTTTGCTGCAGTACTTCTGGTCCCTTGCTGGACGATGCCTGCGGGTCAATGGAAG GCACCCAGCTCCATTCCACTGAACATGGTTCCTGATGCTGTTGATGACATGTACTATGGCTGCACCGAGAAAATGGAGAGGAGGGTCCAGAAAGAATATTTCAGAAAAGAGTTTGTGGGAACATTTAAAATTGCCTGggaaaatgcagaaaaatgttcaaacaaaTACTCACAGGATCTCACCAAAAACCAGCGGCAGGCAATCTGTGTCTATACATCCAACGACATTTATGCAGAATTCAATAATGCAGTCCGGACTGGTAGGAGCATCTATGGCAGCTTCTTCCGATTCCATTCTTTACATTTCTGGCTTACTACTGCCATGCAAAAGCTGAATAAAAAATATCGCTGTTACGATACTTATCGAAGAACCAGGGCCGCATATACTGGCAAAGTTAACGACATAATTAGGTTTGGTACGTTTGCCTCCAGCTCTTTCAGAACAGACCTTAAACAGTTCGGTAGCAAGACCTGCTTTCAAATTATGACCTGTTTTGGAGCTTATGTGAAGCATTATTCAAATTATCCAAATGAGGAAGAGGTGCTTATTCCCCCCTATGAAACATTCAAGATAACCAACATTATTACAGGTCGGGGTAAATTTCCAGCTCTGAGTGATTGTGAGAAGGTCTTTACTTTGAAGAGTTCAGTAACTAGGAGTAACCTAAACTGCAAAGCTGCATACAGATTATGGGGCGGAGTTTTCTCCAACTGA